Proteins encoded within one genomic window of Candidatus Manganitrophaceae bacterium:
- a CDS encoding type II toxin-antitoxin system VapC family toxin, producing MTKYLLDTNVLIRFLLGDHSTLSPEARALFQEAHDSKCTLVLSELVIAEAVWVLSSLYKVERKDIAEKLSNVIGMAGIRCSENERILDALGRFRKTNCDYMDCYLGTLSVETGYPVATFDKDFRKFKDVRLRER from the coding sequence ATGACTAAATACCTGTTGGACACGAATGTTCTCATTCGGTTTCTATTGGGGGATCATTCTACATTGTCACCAGAAGCGAGGGCTCTTTTTCAGGAAGCTCACGACAGCAAATGCACCTTGGTGTTGTCGGAATTGGTAATTGCCGAAGCGGTATGGGTGTTGTCTTCGCTCTATAAGGTGGAGCGGAAGGACATCGCGGAAAAGTTGAGCAATGTGATTGGAATGGCGGGAATAAGATGCTCAGAGAATGAGAGAATCCTGGACGCTTTGGGGCGTTTCAGGAAGACGAATTGCGACTATATGGACTGTTATCTTGGGACGCTTTCAGTGGAGACCGGATATCCGGTGGCTACGTTTGATAAGGATTTCAGGAAGTTTAAGGATGTAAGGCTCAGGGAACGGTGA
- a CDS encoding AbrB/MazE/SpoVT family DNA-binding domain-containing protein, with the protein MSLVIKINERGTLTLPKALRKKLGVTGKGEIIADEGEEGIILRAGETFPLEIYSKERLEEFHRSNEEELEGYGLE; encoded by the coding sequence ATGAGTCTGGTCATCAAAATTAACGAAAGAGGAACCCTTACCCTGCCTAAGGCACTCAGGAAAAAACTGGGAGTAACTGGCAAAGGAGAGATCATCGCGGATGAAGGAGAAGAAGGGATTATTCTAAGAGCGGGGGAGACTTTTCCTCTTGAGATTTACAGCAAAGAACGGCTTGAGGAATTTCACCGGAGCAATGAGGAAGAACTTGAGGGTTACGGCTTGGAATGA